CGTGTCGACCGACAATGGGTCCGTATGGGAACGGTTTCCGTGGACTCCCAATGTGCAATTCCCTGGCTTCAGTTCGATGGTGGTCACTCCTGCAGGTAGCATTCTTGCTTTGGAACCCAATACGCGAAGAATCCACCGGACCGTCACGGGTACGACGTGGGTTACCTTATCCCTCAGGTTCGCGCCACCCGAGAGCCAACTCTCCTTTGGGAGCGACGCGCGCGGAGACGTATACATCCGCACACAGTCTGGATTGTATCTTTCTCGGGACGAGGGGACTACCTGGGAACAATTTGCCACCGCACCTTCCCGGACCACCATCACTTGCATATTCATCGCTGATTCCGGGCGGACTTACTTCGGCACACAGGACGGCAACGTGTATACATCGCGTGAGGGGCTGTGGACGTGCCTTCTTTCATCGCCAACGTTACTCTCACCACCGAATACATCCAGACGTCGATCAGAAAACGAGCCCTTCGTGTGGCAGCACGTACCGTTCGCACAATACTATCGATTGCAGATCAGCACTGACTCATCTTTCGTCGATTCGCTACGCACTGACATCCTCGCGGTCGATACGACGGATCCCGGCATCCCGAGGAACTCATCCCAACGATACTACTGGCGGGTGCGTGCGGAGAGGAATGGCACCGTGGGAAGATGGTCACAGATGTGGAGTTTTACGACCAAGAAGCCCACACCGCTCTCACCGGTGCTCGTATTCCCACCCAATGGCGCTGATTCGATCGCGACCGCGGTATTATTCGATTGGGATCCGGTACCACACGCGAAGGCCTACTCCGTCGAAGTAGCGTCTGATTCCTTGATGCAGACATTGGTCATCACAGCCGATACGATCTCTGTGACGCATCTCATGTACAATCCTGATTTCGTTGCACGGACGTACTTCTGGCGTGTACGGGCAAGCAATGAGGACGCAGTTGGTCCGTGGTCAGCTGTCTGGCGTTTCACCTCCGCACCATATTCCGGGAGACCGACGCTGGTATCGCCACTGCCTGGCACAACTGTGTCGGCGAATGGAGTATTTCTGCGCTGGACGGCGCAGCAGGCCTGGAAAGAAACCGTCGAGGTGTACGTGTGCAAAGATTCGACTTTCACGCAGAATGTGGTGAAGGTTTATCCGTACGTTGCCGGTGCCGATTCCACTGTTGTCGGCGGACTTGAAACGAATGTGCGGTATTACTGGAAAGCCCGCTGTATCTGGTCTTCCAACGCCGTGGGGGAATTCTCGGACACATGGTATTTCGACACTGAGTGGGGTCTTCCCATGCCGCCTATCCAGTTATTCCCACCCAATGGTGCGGATTCGCTCTTTGTCCCCATCCCTTGCAAGTGGAAATCGGTGAGAGGCACCGACACGTACACCTTCGAATATTCAGGCGATCCTCTTCTGCAGTCGAATGTCACACGCATCGATTCGGTGACGACGGCGTATGTAATACTGGATCAGGCACCCTTGTCAACGACGTTGTATTGGCGTGTGCGCGCGAACAATTCCAGCGGGTCGGGAGCCTGGTCGCCGATATGGTCCTTCATCACGGCGCCATTTTCAGGCCGGCCCATACTCACCGATCCGCCGAACGGAGCCACCACCGGTGCCTACGACCTTTGGTTCCAATGGCAGACGCCTCTTGCCTGGCAGCCCGCCTCCTTTCTTGAGATCTTCACGGATTCGGCTCTCATTCATCCGTGGTCATTTAGGTTCACCACGAAGTTTGGAAGAGTTGCAGAAAGGATTCTTGGATTGGAGAAGAACACAAAATACTACTGGAGGGTGCGCCTCTCGTGGTATTATCGAACCAATAGTGCATACTCCGATACGTGGTCCTTCACCACCAATGACGTCGTCGATGTCGATCAGCCGATAAGCACCAGCAGACCGACACATCCTGTCATCGCCGGGAACAGTCCCCAGCCCTTCGCGTCATACACGGACATCACGTTTGCGCTTCCCGTCCAATCAACTGCAACGTTGCGCATCCACGACGCCCTCGGCCGCCTCGTCGCCACACTTGTCGACGATGTGCGCGAGGCGGGCACGCATCAGGCGCGCTTCGACGCGCAGGGACTGCCGGCGGGTGTATACACCGCGCGGCTCGAAACGCCTTCGGGCAGCGCGCAGCGTGTCATGCTCCTCGTGCGGTGAGTGGAGGGGGCGTAGCCATTATTCACAGGAGGAACGGAGGGAACTGAGGTTTTTTTTAAGAAAAAAGTCTCCGCTTCCTCCGTTCCTCCTGTTATAACACCAGATGCTTGGATCTACAACGATGCTCAGCAGATCACTGAAGGGGGAGACATCCTCAAGAAAAAAAGTCTCCGTTCCCTCCGTTCCTCCTGTGAACCACGAGTCATCTACAGCGCGCTCAGAAACTGCGCACCGCTCCCGAGGTACCGAAGTCGAGCAGTTCCATCGTGATGTTATCCTCGGGCATGACGGATTTCACCGTGCCGCCTATGGGCACGTCCTTGTGCATCCATCCCTCGGATTTGTATGTGCTGAGGAACACTGTCACTTCGGAATTCACCTTCTGCGTACCCGAGAACGTGCCCGCGGGAACAGTCACCGTACCGCCGTCGTTCATGCCCGAAAACTTCATCGCGAAGTTGACGAGAGCTTTGCGGTAGAGTCCCTTCGTGATCGAGAGCACCGGACCTTCGACGGTCTGCACCTCGCCGTTGCCCTCGCGGGTCTTCACCCACACGATGTCGATCGCGTCGGGATTGTAACTCTCGCGGGCCTGGTCAAGTCCGGTCACGAGCATCTGCGAAACGCTTTCGTTCGACTCGTTGATCGAATGTGATTCGATGATCCACCCGCCGCTTTCCTTGCCGACGATGGACTGGCGCAGAATGGATCGTTTGCCACTCGACGTGGTGCCGTACACAACATACTGCCCTACCGCAAGCGGCATGGGTTTGAAGGCGCCGCCCGAGTAGGACTTCGAAGACGACTTTCCGAAGTACGAGTTGATCTTGCTCTGCAGCGCCGGATCGGCCGACGGACCGCATGACGCAACAAAGAGGGCGAGGACAAGAAGAGGGAAAATTCGGGACATACTAGCTCCTGATTGTTGTATTTGGAAACGGGGTTTAGAATGAATGGACGAATGTACAAAATGTGCCGCTCGCTCCCATTCACATAAATATGTGATTCGGGTTCGGCAGCGGAGGTTATACGTTGTGAATGGACCCGAAGCGCGGCGCTCGATTTATTCGGGCAGGAACGTGCGCACGATGCGCCCGTCGATTTTGCCCAACGCGCGCTCGAGGTTCTCCTGATTCACGTCGGGATCGCCACGGCGCAATTCGAGAGGGCGCCGTGCCTCGACAACACGCAGTTCACCCAGGGACCAGATGGCGACATCCTTCGCGGCGGCTTCCACATCGGCGCGGTCAATAAAACCGAGCAGACCGCGCACAATGCGCGGATCGGCATCAAGAAATCCCGCGGAGTGCGCCGCATCGATCTGCAAACTCGTGTCGTCGGACTCGAGCCGTTCGACGAGCAGTATCGGATTCACCACGGGGGGCTCTATCACACGCCAGTACTTCAGGTACACCATGATCCGGTAATCGCGGAAGGTGCCCAGATCGTAGGGACTCAACGCAAAACCCGCCAGGGCGAGCAGCGCGAGAGTGGGTATGATGGTACGCAGGCGCATGCCGTTGCCGGAATTATGGGCGTGTCACTTTCAGGACAACAAGCGTGAGGTCGTCGGAGAGATCCGCGCGGCCGGTAAAGGCGTGGATTTCGTCGCAGATGTGTTTGCGGATCTCGTCGGCCGACAGATCGGATACGGCGCGCAGCGCATCACGCAGACGCTTCACGCCGAACTCCTCGTCACTGGCATTACATCCCTCGATGACGCCGTCGGTGTACAGCAGCAGAATGTCGCCCGCTTCCAGCGGCAGCTCCTGCTCGTGAAACTCGATGGCCGAACGGGCGCCGAGGGGCAGATGCTGTCCGTTGTCGGTCCAATCGATAAGGAAGCTCTCGCCGTCGCGCTGCAGCAGCGGTTTGGGGAGACCGGCGTTTGTAAAGATCATCGACCCTGTATCCGTATCGAGCACGCCGAGAAACACCGCGACAAACATGTGACGGCGTGTGTCGATAAACAGGCGCTCGTTTGCGCGTGAAAGAATGGCGCGCGGCGACACATCCTGCTCGGCCGCGAAGCGGATCGTGCTGATGGACGAGGCCATGACCATTGCGGCCGACACACCCTTGTCGGCCACGTCGCCGATCACCACCGCGAGGCGTCCGTCGGCCGTCTCGATAAAATCGAAGAAGTCGCCGCCCACTTCGCGCGCCGGTGTGGACACCGCGGCGATATCGTAGCCCTCGAGCCGCGGTGTTTCGCGCGGCAGCATCGCGGCCTGTATCGTGTGCGCGATCTCGATCTCCTTCTTCATCCGCTCCTGCTGCTGCAGTTCTTCCGACAACGCGGCGTTTTTCCATCCCAGCGCGGCGCTGTCGGCCACGGCGCGCAGCTCGTGCAACTCTGCACTCCCGAAGGGCCGTCCGTTCTCCTTCTCCCCGAGCACTGCGAGCACGTACTCGCCGTTGCGCGCGGCGATGGCAAAGGCCACCGACACGTCGTGACGCGCGGGATCCTCGAACTGCGAGGCGACATGCACCACCTCGTCCGCGGCAAGGCGCGCCTTGAACGCCGCATGCTGCATCAGCGCCGGCAAATGTTCGGCGGCGGACGCGGCGCCCGCAAGATGCTGCGACACCCCCTGCTCGTCGACGGCGAACACGGAGGCCGAGCGCAGACCGAGCAGCGCGGGCAGATCGCGTGTCACGATGCTCAGCAGTTCATCGCGCCGCAGCGTGTTGACCAGGCGGCGCGAGAGCGCCTGCAGTTCGGTGCTCGTGCGGTGCTCCTCGCGGAAGATGTGCGTATCCACAAATTTCTGTATACGATCCATCGACGCCGAAAGCACCACGGCCGCCACACCCGCAAGCACGGCGCTTACGAGCAGCACCTCTGTGCCGGTGAGAGCCGACACCGACTCGCGCAAGAGCACCACGCAGGAGAGAAAAGCCAGCGACACCGCGGCCGCGAGCAGCGCGTACACCGTGGTGCGGCGGAAAATGACACGCACATCGAGAAAGCCGTAGCGGAGAATCGCGTAGCCGAAAGCCGAGGGGAGCGCGAGCACTGCGAGCCCCATGGATCCGAGCCGGATGTACAACAGCCAACGCGCATCCACGCCGAGATCCGTTCCCGCAAGTTCGAGCAGAAGGGTCATCATGATACCCGCGCCGAACACCGCGATGCCCGCCAGTATAGTGCGCACAAGCTTGCGCGTCATGCGCGACGCACTGCGACGCTGGGATTGCAGCAGGGCGATCACGGCGAGTACCGGACTTGCGGTATACAGCACATAGTTTGCCACGGTGAGCACAATATTTTCCCGGTCGAGTCCGGTGAGCGGCGGCAGCACATACACCGCGGCGAGCAGCAGCGTGTACGGCGTGTAGAGCAGCACGACGCGGACACGCGGCGCGTGGCGCAGCCAGCGGTCCTCGGGAAACACGAGCGTGAAATGCAGGAGCAGCGCGATGAACAGTGCGAATGCAACCCCGGGGATGTACAAGGTGACGGGGCGCAGGGCCTGCCACCACGGCATCATCATGCTGGTGGACGCGGATGTGAGCAGCCACAGCGACATCGAGGCCGAGAGAAGGAAGTACAGCGCGGCGTCGCGCCTGCGCGGACGACGCATCAGCACGATGAGCGCGATGAGCAGAATGATGAGCGGACCGACGGCATTGGTCAGATACCGCGTGATGCTCACGTACGCGCCGTGCATGCGCGCACGCGGCTGATCGAGCACGATGTCGAGCGACTCTGTGCCGCCGTCACGCAGCACATCCACACGCAGCGTGTCGCCGATGCGCGTCTCCGCAAGCACGTCGATGAGGCGGTCGCCGTCCCACGACGCGGTGTCGTACTCGTACGAGCCGATGCGCGTGAGCACGTCGCCGTCGCGCAACAGGCGCCGCACCGTGCGGTCGGCCTGCGGCGCAAGATCGATGCGCAGCCCCTCCTTCTGCACGCCGGTGATGTAGAAGGGCAGGCCGGGGCGCGTATTCTGGAAGATGACCGTCAGCGGCAGTTGCAGCAAAGCCACGAGAAACAGAAGCGATCCTGTCATGACAAAGCACAGGTGCGCAAAGCGGGATTCCAGGATGCTGCGTTTCTGCATGCGGCGTGGGACGAGTGAGTATGGATATGCGGAACCAGGGGGGAAATTAGGGAAAATTCGCGCGTGTTGCGCGTATCAATTTCCTGCGCGCCGCCGACCCCAGCGCGACCCGCTCCCACCGCGCCAAATACCAACACGGGGAGTAATTCTGGCAGTTGCAAAAACCGGCCGCAAGCTGTAATGTGGTTGTTTGCCCGGGGAAGCTCGCGGCCGCGCAGACGGCCTGTTGCCCGCATCCAGTCTCCTTACCACGGAATTCGCCATGACACGACAGATGACGTCCCGATACCCTCTCCTTCTCCTCCTCCTGCTTGTGGCGGGTGCCTTCGCTCAGGCACAGCCCTCGAAACTCGGCACTGCTGAATGGCAGGAATTCCGCATCGTTGCGCGTCAGGTAGATTCGCTGCAGACCATGTTCAAGGATATGCAGGAGAAGGAACCTGCGCTGCGCACAAATCCCATGCTGATGCAGGCGCGGCTGCAGGATCAGATGCAGAACATCGCCGCCATTTTCCAGGCCGTGCCCGCCAAGGCGCAGGCGGCCATGAAGGATGTGCTTCCCGTTTCGGAATACAACGCAGCGGATCTTTTTGTCCTAAAACTCGCCGCGGTGGCGACCGGCAATATCCAACTTGCCATCGACGCGTCGGAACGGCTCATCACACTTGTCGCCGCGCGCGACTCGGTGCGCCAGATTCGCCGCGAACTTTGCCAGATGTACGCGAGCCAGGGCAAGCTCGAGAAGGCCGCACAGCATGCGACCGACGACGTGCTGGTCGGCGCCTACCCGCTTGAGGTGTCGCAGCTCACGCAGGCCCTCGCCGTCGCCTACGCCGAGGCCGGACAGCCCGCAAAGGCAATCCCCTACGCCCTCCGCAGCATTACCTCCTTCCGCGATTTTAAAAAGGACGACTCCGCCCCGCTCGATTCCGCGGGACGTCGCGATGCGGCCTCGGGCATGGACTACTTCTTCGTCACACAGACCGCCGGCCTGCTCTCCGCCCTGTCGATTGCCTATACGGAAGCCAACGACACTGTTGCCTTTGCGCGCTTCAGCAAGCAGGCGCGTGAGAGTTTGAAGGATGACGCGCTGTGGGCACAGGCGACGGAAGCGGCGAAGGCCGCGATCAAGGAGCACGAGGAGTCCACCAAATCGTGGAACAAACCCGCCGCCTCGTGGCCGGAACACCTCTGGGCCGGCGGCGACGCGCTCACGCTCGATGGACTCAAGGGCAAGGTCGTGCTGGTGGATTTTTTCGCGACCTGGTGCCGCCCGTGTATCATGGCCTTCCCACACCTGCGCGGCTGGCAGGAGAAATACAGTGCCGAAGGACTGGTGGTTGTCGGACTTACCAACTACCAGGGCCGCTACGAGGGCAAAACGCTCGGGCCCGACGACGAGTTTAAAAAGCTGCGCGACGAATTTATTCCGAAACACAAGGTGAGCTGGGCCGTGGGTGTCGAGAAGAACGGCCGCACGGCCTTTGAAAAGTACGGCGTTAACGGCATCCCCCACGTCGCCCTCATCGACCGCAAGGGCATATTGCGCTATGTGAAAGTGGGCGCGGCCGACTACGATAAAACCGAGAAGATGATACAGAAGCTTCTCGCCGAAAAGGCGGAATAGGTCTCGCGTTCTCTTCCTGGCGGATTCTCTGTGGGCCGCGGACGGCCGCGTGGTCTGAATCGTTGTGCATCGTCCGTGCATCGTATGGTAAGCACACACATCACGACGCCTGTCACCGCAGACCATAGAGGAACACGCCATGAAAACGAACATTGGTTCCGTCGACCGCATCATCCGCATCGTCATCGGTATCGCGCTGCTCAGCCTCCTGTTCCTGCTCGAAGGCGGCGCCCGGTATTTCGGACTGATCGGTCTCATTCCACTCGCCACGTCGTTCATCAAGTCCTGCCCGCTGTACTCGGTATTCGGACTCTCGACCTGCGAGACAAACGCCGTAAAAAGTTAACGGCAGCTTCGCACCGGAATTTGTCCGGTCCAGGCGGCATCCGTACTTTTCGCGGATGTGTACTGAGACAGGACAGCGCCGGGAGCGTGCACGACATTTTCGTGCGGACAGGATGACGCGAATCACGCGTTTTCTGTCCGCACTTTTTTTCGTCCTGTGCTGCGCGCATGGTGCGCGGGCTCTGGGGGTAGAGCCGCCACCGCCCGTTCAGGATGATTCGCTTCGTATCGTGGTGATCGGATCATCGTCGGCGCAAGGCGCCGGCGCCAAACCCGGCGACAGCTCCTGGGTGCGCCGCTACGAGCGGCATCTGCGCGAAACGTTTCCCGCGACACGTGTGTATAACCTCGCGATGGGCGGATACACGACGTATCACTGCCTGCCCACATCCGCACCTGTAGCGGACGGACGCCCCAGGCCCGACAGCATGCGCAACATCACCCGCGCGCTGGCGCTTCGTCCTTCCGCACTGCTTATCAGTCTTCCGACAAACGACATCGCGGATGGCTTCGACACGAGCGAGTACCGGAGGAACATGGACACGCTTGTCGCCCTCTCCGCGCGCGACAGCGTGCCCGTCTGGATCTGTTCGACACAGCCGCGCAATCTCGATTCGGTAAAACGGATCCTTTTATCCGATACACGCGGATGGATCCTGCGCCAGTATGCGGGCAGGGCGCTCGATTTCTGGGACAGTGTCGCGACGCCTGAGGGATTCATCCGGCCCGAACTCGACTTCGGCGACGGCGTACACGTCAACAACGCCGGACACGCCATCCTCTTCGAGCGCCTGCGTGCCGCGGCAATCCCCGACACACTCCAGATGCTGCGGCCGCACCGGCCGCCGCGCGGCACAGTCACGCGGCCATCCACACTCCCGCGTCCCGAAAGCAACACGCCCCAGGGCGGCTCGCGCACACAGCAGCGATAAACACGCGCACGCACGATGGACGTCTTCTCCCTGCTCGGTGTCGCGTTCGCCCTCGCGATGGACGCCTTTGCCGTGGCGCTCTCGACCGGCGCGTATCTCGTGAAGGCCGACGCGCGGCAGACGTTCCGCCTGTCATTTCACTTCGGACTGTTTCAATTCCTGATGCCCGTGATCGGCTGGGCTGTGGGAGCGCAGGCGGAGCGGCTGCTTGCGGATTTCGACCACTGGATCGCCTTCGTCCTGCTCGCGTACATCGCCTTCCGCATGATTCAGTCGTCGCTCGCCGATGACGACGGAGCGGTAAAAACCGATGTCACGCGCGGCGGCTCACTCGTGGCCTTGTCCGTGGCGACAAGCATCGACGCGCTCGCGGTGGGGCTCAGTCTGGGCCTCATGCGCGAGGCCATCATCACGCCGAGCATCGTGATCGGACTCGTCGCGGGAGGAATGACACTTGTCGGCCTGCGACTCGGCGAACGCTTCTCGGCGCGGCTCGGCAAAAAGATGGAACTTGCGGGCGGCATCGTCCTCATCCTCATCGGGGCGAAAATCGTGCTCGACCACATACTCGCCGCGGGATAATAAAAGACCGCGGGCTCCTATTCTCGGAACCCGCGGCGGTGCATGTACTCGCGGGGGCGAATCAGCTCTGGATTTCCGTGTACAGCGGGAAGCGCGAACAGTACTCGCGAATTTCGGCGCGCACGCCGTCGAGCACGGCTTCGTTCGCGACGTTCGACACCACGGTGTCGAGTTTGTCGGCGATGAATTCCATGTCCTGCTCCTTGAAGCCGCGCGTGGTGACGGCGGCGGCGCCGACGCGTATGCCCGAGGTGACAAAGGGCGAGCGGTCGTCGAAAGGTACCATGTTCTTGTTGAGCGTGATGCCCGCGCGTTCCATCGCGTTTTCCGTGTCCTTGCCGGTCACGCCCTTGTTGTGCAGGTCGATGAGCATGAGGTGGTTGTCGGTACCGCCGGAGATGAGTTCGAAGCCGCGCGCCACGAGCAATTCGGCAAGCCGCACCGCGTTGGCCTTGACCTGGCGTGTGTACGCGGCATAGCTGGGCTGCAGCGCCTCGCCGAAGGCCACGGCCTTTGCGGCGATGATGTGCATGAGCGGTCCGCCCTGAATGCCCGGCATGACGGTGCTGTCGAGAATCTCCGACATCATTTTGACGCGGCCCGATTTGGCCATCACGATGCCGAAAGGATTCTCCCAGTCCTTGTGCATGATGATGAGTCCACCGCGCGGTCCGCGCAACGTCTTGTGCGTGGTCGACGTGACCACGTGGCAATGCGGCACGGGATCGTCGAGGAGTTTGGTGGCGATGAGGCCCGCGGGATGGGCGATGTCGGCCCAGAGAAACGCGCCCACTTTGTCCGCGATCTCACGGAACTTTGCGTAGCTGATATTGCGCGAGTACGAACTTGCGCCGACGATGAGAAGTTTCGGTTTCTCGCGTTCCGCGATCGAAAGCACCTCGTCGTAATCGATCATGCCGGTTTCTCGGTTCACACCGTATGACACCATACGATAGAGCTGTCCGCTGAAATTCACCGGCGAGCCGTGTGTGAGGTGGCCGCCGTGCGCGAGGTCCATACCCAGCACCGTGTCGCCCGGTTTGACAAAGGAGAAGTAGATCGCCTGATTCGCCGTAGCGCCCGAATGCGGCTGCACGTTGGCGTACTCCGCGCCGAAGAGTTGTTTGAGGCGCTCGCGCGCCAGATCCTCGGCCTGATCCACAAACTCGCAGCCGCCGTAGTACCGCTTGCCCGGATACCCCTCGGCGTACTTGTTCGTGAGCACGCTGCCCGAGGCCTCCATGACCGACGGACTCGCGTAATTCTCGGACGCAATAAGCTGCAGCTTGGTGATCTGCCGCTCGGTTTCGTGCTGGATGATGCTGTGGATCTGCGGATCGGTGCTTTCGAGGTAGGACATTGCGGATCGGGAGATGGTGGGAGGGGGGGTGCGTGATTCAGTGTTATAAATTACAAAAAGTCGATGCCGGTAAAAAAAACCGCGCACCGGAGTGCGCGGGATGGGAGCAAATACCAGAAGGGCGGGTTTACCGAATGATGCCGATCTGCCTTGTGGCGACAACCTGATCACCGCCGACATTGGCGTTGAAACGCACGAAGTACATGCCGGGTGCGGCGGGTTGTCCGTTCACACGACCGTCCCAGCGGGCTTCGAAGCGGCCCGCGTTACGCGCAACACCGTCCTCGATGCTCGCCACACGCTGCCCGAGCGCATTGTGAACATCGAGGTGTACGGTGGCCGGCACGGCGAGCGTGTACGGAATGGTCACACCGTCACCTGATGACACGGGATTCGGGTATGTGTTCTCGAGACCGACATTGCCCGGATCGAGCTGCGCCGAAACGATGTAGCTGTATGTCTCGGTGCCGTCGGCATCGATCTGTTTTAGTCGATAGAATACCATGTCGCGGCCGTCGGTGCTCACCGGCGATTCGTCGATGTAGCTGTACTCGGTTTTCTCGGAGGTGGTGCCGCGGCCCTGCACATGGCCGATCTTGACGAAATTCTTCCCGTCACCACGCTCGATGTCGAAACCGATGTTCGAGGTCTCGCTCTCGGTGCGCCAGGTGAGTTCCACTGTGCGATCCGGGCGCGGCGACGCATTCAACGCAGCGAGTTCCACCGGGATCATCAAGTTCTTGATCACGAGCGAGGAGTCGTTGCCGTTGTTCTGCAGATCGGAGTAATAAATGGCCGACCACTGGCCTCCATGCTGGAACGTGATGCCCGAACGCCAGCGGAGATTGTCGTACATGCCGAAGTCCACATATCCGTTTGCGGAGGCGCCCACCTGGAAGGTCCAGCGCAGCACTTCGAAGAAACCGTCGTTGAGGGGATTGCCGCTGCAATCCGTGGTCACACTCCAGTACTGATTCGTGAGAGGCAACGCGCCACCCGGATTTCCCTGACTGGTCGAGTGCTGGTTGAAGCGCGCACCCGAACCGAAATCGGTGTCGATATACCACGGAGCGCCCTGCCAGTACTGTTGGTACCGCTGCTGGGCTCCCTGGAAGACCATCTTCTGATAGACGTACGTCAACACGACCGTATAGCCGCCGATGCGGTTACCGGTGCCTCCCCGCTTCTTGATGTCGAGGGCGATCACAAGCGAGCTGCCCTGTCCGCCGTTGCAGACGGGGCGCAGGCGCATGATGATGTTGTCGGCGTCGGCAAGGCCTTGCGCGCGCGCCGGAACAAGCAACGCGAGCAGCATGAATGAGACAAAGAACGCTGACGCAAGTAGCTTCATGTACACCTCCGCGAAATGAAAAGAACGGCCGATTCTGATATTCCAGAAAGTACATCATTTTCCCTCCTGACGCCAGAGGGATGCAGGACTGATTCACTACGGCCACAGTCATAGGTCCGGCACCGGGCCGGTCGCATCGTGATGCATGATTCGCGCGCCGGAACGGAGATTGCGGGTATTCGGAATCCGCCGCCCGGTGAGCGCGGCGGATGCATCGATAGAGCTTACAAGGTCCTGTGCGTTAGGCGGTGACGACGGTCTGCAGCTTCTCGACGATCTTGGCTTTCGGAACCGCTCCGACGATACGGTCCACCACCTCGCCCTTGTGCATGAGCAGTATGGTGGGAATGCTGCGGATGCCGTACTGCATCGCGACATTCGGATTGTTGTCGACGTCGAGCTTGCCGATTTTCACCTTGCCGGCGTACTCGCCCGCGAGTTCTTCGACGATCGGCGCAATCATGCGGCAGGGTCCGCACCAGACGGCCCAGAAATCGATGAGAACGGGAAGATCGGATTCGAGGACTTCGGCCTGGAAGTTGCCGTCGGTGAGTTCCATGGGGTGCATATCAAAGACTCCTGCGTGAGGGTATGTGGTCTGTGTCGAGTGGACAAATATCGCGATTTCCGTACCGGATACATACGGCACACAACGCCGGTATCAGGTGTCGAGTGCAATACGAACGTTGTTTTTCCCGAAGATGTTCCTGAGGCGCTGGAGCAGTTCCGCGCTGGGCAGCACACGGTGCTGTTTCGCCCAAAGATTCCACGCGCCTCCATTGCCGTCGCTGACGGTGATGAAACACG
This genomic stretch from Ignavibacteriota bacterium harbors:
- a CDS encoding manganese efflux pump, which produces MDVFSLLGVAFALAMDAFAVALSTGAYLVKADARQTFRLSFHFGLFQFLMPVIGWAVGAQAERLLADFDHWIAFVLLAYIAFRMIQSSLADDDGAVKTDVTRGGSLVALSVATSIDALAVGLSLGLMREAIITPSIVIGLVAGGMTLVGLRLGERFSARLGKKMELAGGIVLILIGAKIVLDHILAAG
- a CDS encoding T9SS type A sorting domain-containing protein, with translation MKLLASAFFVSFMLLALLVPARAQGLADADNIIMRLRPVCNGGQGSSLVIALDIKKRGGTGNRIGGYTVVLTYVYQKMVFQGAQQRYQQYWQGAPWYIDTDFGSGARFNQHSTSQGNPGGALPLTNQYWSVTTDCSGNPLNDGFFEVLRWTFQVGASANGYVDFGMYDNLRWRSGITFQHGGQWSAIYYSDLQNNGNDSSLVIKNLMIPVELAALNASPRPDRTVELTWRTESETSNIGFDIERGDGKNFVKIGHVQGRGTTSEKTEYSYIDESPVSTDGRDMVFYRLKQIDADGTETYSYIVSAQLDPGNVGLENTYPNPVSSGDGVTIPYTLAVPATVHLDVHNALGQRVASIEDGVARNAGRFEARWDGRVNGQPAAPGMYFVRFNANVGGDQVVATRQIGIIR
- a CDS encoding SGNH/GDSL hydrolase family protein; the encoded protein is MTRITRFLSALFFVLCCAHGARALGVEPPPPVQDDSLRIVVIGSSSAQGAGAKPGDSSWVRRYERHLRETFPATRVYNLAMGGYTTYHCLPTSAPVADGRPRPDSMRNITRALALRPSALLISLPTNDIADGFDTSEYRRNMDTLVALSARDSVPVWICSTQPRNLDSVKRILLSDTRGWILRQYAGRALDFWDSVATPEGFIRPELDFGDGVHVNNAGHAILFERLRAAAIPDTLQMLRPHRPPRGTVTRPSTLPRPESNTPQGGSRTQQR
- a CDS encoding serine hydroxymethyltransferase; the encoded protein is MSYLESTDPQIHSIIQHETERQITKLQLIASENYASPSVMEASGSVLTNKYAEGYPGKRYYGGCEFVDQAEDLARERLKQLFGAEYANVQPHSGATANQAIYFSFVKPGDTVLGMDLAHGGHLTHGSPVNFSGQLYRMVSYGVNRETGMIDYDEVLSIAEREKPKLLIVGASSYSRNISYAKFREIADKVGAFLWADIAHPAGLIATKLLDDPVPHCHVVTSTTHKTLRGPRGGLIIMHKDWENPFGIVMAKSGRVKMMSEILDSTVMPGIQGGPLMHIIAAKAVAFGEALQPSYAAYTRQVKANAVRLAELLVARGFELISGGTDNHLMLIDLHNKGVTGKDTENAMERAGITLNKNMVPFDDRSPFVTSGIRVGAAAVTTRGFKEQDMEFIADKLDTVVSNVANEAVLDGVRAEIREYCSRFPLYTEIQS
- the trxA gene encoding thioredoxin, translated to MHPMELTDGNFQAEVLESDLPVLIDFWAVWCGPCRMIAPIVEELAGEYAGKVKIGKLDVDNNPNVAMQYGIRSIPTILLMHKGEVVDRIVGAVPKAKIVEKLQTVVTA